The following proteins come from a genomic window of Solea solea chromosome 3, fSolSol10.1, whole genome shotgun sequence:
- the si:dkey-159a18.1 gene encoding sortilin isoform X2, with protein MIWRLVVLGVVCVCLVAAGEARRRGGRTVTFHRTQQQDESRGQVRTRPRRDTNSQTSSSSSSGASRLISHGPPFTPCRLTLTPAEHRVLDDNTHETGFNGDDGSYVILTWVGGGTGVVLVLSTISAPLDSFLDGGSSRLYRSTDYGKSFHDISSRINNTFVKEEFGVSVGPGSSVILTADTPVLDNPGGIIFTSTDAGATFKFTRLPFHLAQPITYHFLNHDYLVALSIDGGLWLSLDFGAKWTKVHDGVHSFSWGAGVNLFFSCSRVDAVEADERGDLVLKRTKDLGRTFTVIHEDVYSFGYIGAFLFFSVMEDSRSPRVMYFSSDQGDTFSRALLPSASTEQFYSILDGDEDMLFMHVDNPGDTFFGTMYTSDDRGILFTKSLERHLFDGQRKSDFTNVTSLRGVYLTNKLDTDGRIRSVISFNRGGKWRQLNKPENVDCSEQTKKCNLHVHGEHSRNNRIVPMLALTEPTAVGLVIAHGTVGDSLSSSQHPDVFVSSDGGYTWRGTLRGPHHYSILDSGGLIVAVEAQHEGQVKTIKFSTDEGQCWKSYNFTEQPFFFAGLASEPGTKALNVSVWGFRPEEDGQPMWVAVTIDFQSLITRECSDRDYEEWLAHSSEGKDSARRGCVLGVKETYRRLKKKSVCRNGKSFVVSKKQSPCLCTRDDYLCDYGYYPHPNTSECVRQPNSANKTLEICLDGEEDELLTAGYRKVPSDKCEGGFTPQLAVQTVIRPCGVKPTPGFSTLSVSPETVFDTPRERLVLILVCAGAGAVVLVAVVSALLAVRGVVYRNRSPVYRFSNLQIEEDNNCANELENGTSSNGAACQHDSDDDLIE; from the exons ATGATCTGGAGACTGGTGGTCCTCGGTGTCGTGTGCGTCTGTCTTGTGGCCGCTGGAGAAGCCAGACGCCGCGGGGGGAGGACGGTGACTTTCCACCGGACTCAGCAGCAGGATGAGAGCCGGGGCCAAGTGCGCACACGCCCCAGAAGAGACACCAACAgccaaacatcatcatcatcgtcatcaggCGCGTCCAGGCTTATTTCTCACGGTCCTCCCTTCACCCCCTGCAGGCTCACACTCACCCCAGCAGAACACAGAGTTCTGGATGACAATACGCACGAG ACAGGCTTTAATGGTGACGATGGCTCCTATGTGATCCTCACATGGGTGGGCGGTGGCACAGGA GTGGTCCTGGTGCTTTCCACCATCAGTGCTCCTCTCGACTCTTTTCTGGACGGTGGCTCGTCTCGACTTTACAGGAG cacCGACTACGGAAAGTCGTTCCATGACATTTCCAGTCGCATCAACAACACCTTCGTAAAGGAGGAGTTTGGAGTCAGCGTCGGCCCGGGAAGCTCT GTGATCCTGACGGCCGACACTCCAGTGCTGGACAACCCCGGCGGGATCATCTTCACCTCTACGGACGCCGGCGCGACCTTCAAGTTCACCCGGCTGCCTTTCCACTTGGCGCAGCCAATCACGTACCACTTCCTCAACCACGACTACCTTGTGGCGCTGAGCATCGAT GGCGGCCTGTGGCTCTCGCTGGACTTTGGTGCCAAATGGACAAAAGTGCATGATGGAGTGCATTCCTTCTCGTG GGGAGCTGGTGTCAACTTGTTCTTCAGCTGCAGTCGAGTAGACGCAG TGGAGGCGGACGAGCGGGGAGACTTGGTGCTGAAGAGGACGAAGGACCTGGGCAGAACCTTCACGGTGATCCATGAGGACGTCTACAGTTTCGGCTACATCGGcgccttcctcttcttctccgtGATGGAAGACTCA AGATCTCCACGCGTCATGTACTTCTCGTCAGACCAAGGAGACACCTTCAGTCGAGCACTGCTGCCTTCTGCTTCCACTGAGCAG ttctACTCCATCTTGGACGGGGATGAGGACATGCTCTTCATGCATGTGGACAACCCAGGag ACACCTTCTTTGGGACCATGTACACGTCCGACGACCGCGGGATCTTGTTCACCAAGTCGCTGGAGCGCCACCTGTTTGACGGGCAGAGGAAGAGCGACTTCACCAACGTCACGTCACTGAGAGGAGTTTACCTGACGAATAAACTTGACACGG ACGGCCGCATACGCTCCGTCATTTCCTTCAACAGAGGAGGGAAGTGGCGACAGCTTAACAAGCCGGAGAACGTGGACTGCAGTGAGCAAACTAAGAAG TGCAACCTTCACGTACATGGAGAACACAGTCGGAACAACAGGATCGTACCCATGCTCGCGCTGACCGAGCCGACGGCTGTTGGTCTGGTCATTGCCCACG gCACAGTGGGCGATTCCCTGTCGTCGTCGCAGCACCCCGACGTGTTTGTTTCCTCGGATGGCGGCTATACCTGGAGGGGGACACTGAGAGGCCCTCACCACTACAGCATCCTGGACTCTGGGGGTCTGATTGTGGCTGTGGAGGCCCAGCACGAAGGACAAGTCAAGACTATTAA atTCTCCACGGACGAGGGGCAGTGCTGGAAGTCGTATAACTTCACGGAGCAGCCCTTCTTCTTCGCTGGTCTGGCGTCGGAGCCGGGCACCAAGGCCTTGAACGTCAGCGTTTGGGGTTTCCGGCCCGAGGAAGACGGGCAGCCCATGTGGGTGGCCGTGACTATTGACTTCCAGAGCCTCATCACCAGAGAGT GTAGCGACCGGGACTACGAGGAGTGGCTCGCTCATTCGTCAGAGGGGAAGGACTCGGCGAGGAGAGGTTGCGTCCTGGGTGTGAAGGAGACGTACAGGAGGCTGAAGAAAAAGTCTGTGTGCCGCAACGGGAAGAGCTTTGTGGTGAGCAAGAAGCAAAGCCCCTGCCTGTGCACAAGAGATGATTACTTATG cgaCTACGGTTACTATCCTCACCCGAACACTTCCGAGTGTGTGAGACAACCCAACTCTGCCAATAAAACGCTGGAGATCTGTTTGGATGGAGAGGAGGACGAGCTCCTGACAGCAGG GTATCGCAAGGTCCCGAGTGATAAGTGCGAGGGTGGCTTCACGCCTCAGCTCGCAGTTCAGACCGTCATCAGGCCGTGTGGCGTTAAACCCACTCCCGGTTTTTCCACGTTGTCCGTGTCTCCGGAAACAGTCTTTGACACACCG CGAGAGAGGCTGGTGCTGATCCTGGTGTGTGCAGGGGCGGGAGCCGTCGTCCTGGTCGCTGTCGTCTCCGCTCTGCTCGCCGTCAGGGGAGTGGTTTATAGAAACAG GTCACCAGTGTACCGTTTCTCCAACCTCCAGATCGAGGAGGACAACAACTGCGCCAACGAACTCGAAAACGGCACGAGCAGCAACGGCGCCGCCTGCCAACACGACTCAGATGAC GACCTTATTGAATGA
- the si:dkey-159a18.1 gene encoding sortilin isoform X1 yields the protein MIWRLVVLGVVCVCLVAAGEARRRGGRTVTFHRTQQQDESRGQVRTRPRRDTNSQTSSSSSSGASRLISHGPPFTPCRLTLTPAEHRVLDDNTHETGFNGDDGSYVILTWVGGGTGVVLVLSTISAPLDSFLDGGSSRLYRSTDYGKSFHDISSRINNTFVKEEFGVSVGPGSSVILTADTPVLDNPGGIIFTSTDAGATFKFTRLPFHLAQPITYHFLNHDYLVALSIDGGLWLSLDFGAKWTKVHDGVHSFSWGAGVNLFFSCSRVDAVEADERGDLVLKRTKDLGRTFTVIHEDVYSFGYIGAFLFFSVMEDSRSPRVMYFSSDQGDTFSRALLPSASTEQFYSILDGDEDMLFMHVDNPGDTFFGTMYTSDDRGILFTKSLERHLFDGQRKSDFTNVTSLRGVYLTNKLDTDGRIRSVISFNRGGKWRQLNKPENVDCSEQTKKCNLHVHGEHSRNNRIVPMLALTEPTAVGLVIAHGTVGDSLSSSQHPDVFVSSDGGYTWRGTLRGPHHYSILDSGGLIVAVEAQHEGQVKTIKFSTDEGQCWKSYNFTEQPFFFAGLASEPGTKALNVSVWGFRPEEDGQPMWVAVTIDFQSLITRECSDRDYEEWLAHSSEGKDSARRGCVLGVKETYRRLKKKSVCRNGKSFVVSKKQSPCLCTRDDYLCDYGYYPHPNTSECVRQPNSANKTLEICLDGEEDELLTAGYRKVPSDKCEGGFTPQLAVQTVIRPCGVKPTPGFSTLSVSPETVFDTPRERLVLILVCAGAGAVVLVAVVSALLAVRGVVYRNRSPVYRFSNLQIEEDNNCANELENGTSSNGAACQHDSDDVSAVTIT from the exons ATGATCTGGAGACTGGTGGTCCTCGGTGTCGTGTGCGTCTGTCTTGTGGCCGCTGGAGAAGCCAGACGCCGCGGGGGGAGGACGGTGACTTTCCACCGGACTCAGCAGCAGGATGAGAGCCGGGGCCAAGTGCGCACACGCCCCAGAAGAGACACCAACAgccaaacatcatcatcatcgtcatcaggCGCGTCCAGGCTTATTTCTCACGGTCCTCCCTTCACCCCCTGCAGGCTCACACTCACCCCAGCAGAACACAGAGTTCTGGATGACAATACGCACGAG ACAGGCTTTAATGGTGACGATGGCTCCTATGTGATCCTCACATGGGTGGGCGGTGGCACAGGA GTGGTCCTGGTGCTTTCCACCATCAGTGCTCCTCTCGACTCTTTTCTGGACGGTGGCTCGTCTCGACTTTACAGGAG cacCGACTACGGAAAGTCGTTCCATGACATTTCCAGTCGCATCAACAACACCTTCGTAAAGGAGGAGTTTGGAGTCAGCGTCGGCCCGGGAAGCTCT GTGATCCTGACGGCCGACACTCCAGTGCTGGACAACCCCGGCGGGATCATCTTCACCTCTACGGACGCCGGCGCGACCTTCAAGTTCACCCGGCTGCCTTTCCACTTGGCGCAGCCAATCACGTACCACTTCCTCAACCACGACTACCTTGTGGCGCTGAGCATCGAT GGCGGCCTGTGGCTCTCGCTGGACTTTGGTGCCAAATGGACAAAAGTGCATGATGGAGTGCATTCCTTCTCGTG GGGAGCTGGTGTCAACTTGTTCTTCAGCTGCAGTCGAGTAGACGCAG TGGAGGCGGACGAGCGGGGAGACTTGGTGCTGAAGAGGACGAAGGACCTGGGCAGAACCTTCACGGTGATCCATGAGGACGTCTACAGTTTCGGCTACATCGGcgccttcctcttcttctccgtGATGGAAGACTCA AGATCTCCACGCGTCATGTACTTCTCGTCAGACCAAGGAGACACCTTCAGTCGAGCACTGCTGCCTTCTGCTTCCACTGAGCAG ttctACTCCATCTTGGACGGGGATGAGGACATGCTCTTCATGCATGTGGACAACCCAGGag ACACCTTCTTTGGGACCATGTACACGTCCGACGACCGCGGGATCTTGTTCACCAAGTCGCTGGAGCGCCACCTGTTTGACGGGCAGAGGAAGAGCGACTTCACCAACGTCACGTCACTGAGAGGAGTTTACCTGACGAATAAACTTGACACGG ACGGCCGCATACGCTCCGTCATTTCCTTCAACAGAGGAGGGAAGTGGCGACAGCTTAACAAGCCGGAGAACGTGGACTGCAGTGAGCAAACTAAGAAG TGCAACCTTCACGTACATGGAGAACACAGTCGGAACAACAGGATCGTACCCATGCTCGCGCTGACCGAGCCGACGGCTGTTGGTCTGGTCATTGCCCACG gCACAGTGGGCGATTCCCTGTCGTCGTCGCAGCACCCCGACGTGTTTGTTTCCTCGGATGGCGGCTATACCTGGAGGGGGACACTGAGAGGCCCTCACCACTACAGCATCCTGGACTCTGGGGGTCTGATTGTGGCTGTGGAGGCCCAGCACGAAGGACAAGTCAAGACTATTAA atTCTCCACGGACGAGGGGCAGTGCTGGAAGTCGTATAACTTCACGGAGCAGCCCTTCTTCTTCGCTGGTCTGGCGTCGGAGCCGGGCACCAAGGCCTTGAACGTCAGCGTTTGGGGTTTCCGGCCCGAGGAAGACGGGCAGCCCATGTGGGTGGCCGTGACTATTGACTTCCAGAGCCTCATCACCAGAGAGT GTAGCGACCGGGACTACGAGGAGTGGCTCGCTCATTCGTCAGAGGGGAAGGACTCGGCGAGGAGAGGTTGCGTCCTGGGTGTGAAGGAGACGTACAGGAGGCTGAAGAAAAAGTCTGTGTGCCGCAACGGGAAGAGCTTTGTGGTGAGCAAGAAGCAAAGCCCCTGCCTGTGCACAAGAGATGATTACTTATG cgaCTACGGTTACTATCCTCACCCGAACACTTCCGAGTGTGTGAGACAACCCAACTCTGCCAATAAAACGCTGGAGATCTGTTTGGATGGAGAGGAGGACGAGCTCCTGACAGCAGG GTATCGCAAGGTCCCGAGTGATAAGTGCGAGGGTGGCTTCACGCCTCAGCTCGCAGTTCAGACCGTCATCAGGCCGTGTGGCGTTAAACCCACTCCCGGTTTTTCCACGTTGTCCGTGTCTCCGGAAACAGTCTTTGACACACCG CGAGAGAGGCTGGTGCTGATCCTGGTGTGTGCAGGGGCGGGAGCCGTCGTCCTGGTCGCTGTCGTCTCCGCTCTGCTCGCCGTCAGGGGAGTGGTTTATAGAAACAG GTCACCAGTGTACCGTTTCTCCAACCTCCAGATCGAGGAGGACAACAACTGCGCCAACGAACTCGAAAACGGCACGAGCAGCAACGGCGCCGCCTGCCAACACGACTCAGATGACGTGAGCGCTGTCACGATCACTTAA